A segment of the Acidobacteriota bacterium genome:
GTCGACCGGAAGAGCAAAGTGGAGCGGAAGGTACGCGCCAAGGTGGTGGTGTTGGCCGCCGGCACGCTGGAGTCGACCCGGATCCTGCTCAATTCGGTGTCCCGTTTCCACCCCCAAGGCATGGCCAACGCCAGCGGTGTCCTGGGCCATTACCTGACCGATCACTTCACGGCCGGTCAGGTGATCGGGGTCCTGCCCGAGCTGGTGGGATCGAAAATCCGCAATGACGACGGCAAGGCCAACGGATCCTACATTCCCCGGTACAGCAATCTGGGAACCCGCCATCCCAATTTCCTTCGCGGCTACGCGATCATGGTCAAGGGGGGCAGCAATGTCTTCCCGGGACACGCCGACCTGATCGGTGGTTTCGGAGCCGGCTACAAGAAAAGGATCAAGGATCTGCACCCGGCGGTGGTCCGGATCTACGCTCGGGGAGAGCCGCTACAGATCTTCGACAGCTACGTGGAGATCGACAAAGAGGTGGTGGACGCGTGGGGAATCCCGGTCCTGAAGTTCCACTACAAGCGGACCGACAACGACTACCACATGCTGGACGACGCCTTTCAGAATCTGGAGGAGCTCATGCATGAGGCGGGAGCCGAGATCCTCAGCGAGGACAAGTCGCTGAGCGCTCCCGGGCGGATCATCCACGAGATGGGGACCACCCGGATGGGCGACGATCCTCGGACCAGCGTCCTGAACCAGTTCTGCCAGGCCCACGAGATTTCGAATCTGTTCGTCATGGACGGCGGTTGCTGGCCCAGTTCCGCCTGCCAGAATCCTACCGAAACCATTCTGGCCATCGCCTGGCGGTCCAGCGACTATCTGGCGGAGCAGTTCCGGACGGGCGATCTCTGAGTCACGCTGCCACGGTTCGCTACATCAACATCCTGTGACGGTCGTCCGGAGCCTGATCCTGCGGCTGACCCGGCGTGGCCGGCACTCTC
Coding sequences within it:
- a CDS encoding GMC family oxidoreductase, whose product is MAQREYDVLVVGSGAAGGMAAKVLTEHGLEVVVLEAGPSIKNTDFLTHAMPYDFPFRGRGNPQVIRKDGLLAAREQTPFSGYYAKESEHPYTNAPTTGAQKPYKWTGRSRILGGRTLHWGRQSFRLAEFDFKAASIDGFGVDWPFTYADLAPYYDKVEDYVGIQGFQEGLPQIPDGRFLPPFAYNCFEHLIRKAAARKGWRMTALRTAQLSRYHRGRPPCHYCGSCGFGCDIGAFFSSIAVTLPDAAKTGKLTLLTDAVVREVAVDKEGRVRGVSYVDRKSKVERKVRAKVVVLAAGTLESTRILLNSVSRFHPQGMANASGVLGHYLTDHFTAGQVIGVLPELVGSKIRNDDGKANGSYIPRYSNLGTRHPNFLRGYAIMVKGGSNVFPGHADLIGGFGAGYKKRIKDLHPAVVRIYARGEPLQIFDSYVEIDKEVVDAWGIPVLKFHYKRTDNDYHMLDDAFQNLEELMHEAGAEILSEDKSLSAPGRIIHEMGTTRMGDDPRTSVLNQFCQAHEISNLFVMDGGCWPSSACQNPTETILAIAWRSSDYLAEQFRTGDL